A window of Roseiflexus castenholzii DSM 13941 genomic DNA:
CAAAGTGCTGCAAGAAGGGAAAGACCCCGTCCAGGCGGCGAAAGACGCCGAGGCGGAAGCGATTCGGCGCATTCCCGATATGCAGGCGTGACGCCTTCCTTTGTCGGTCGTATCCGGTTCCAGCAGACCCCGAAGATCGTTCTGGTCTTCGGGGTTCCCCCCTAGGAGGCGCCGTGGCAACCACATCTGTGTCTGTCGATCAGCAGCGCGCAGCCGACCGCCGTTCTACGCTGCGCGAGATGAAACGCAACGCCTGGGCGTATGTCTTTATCTCGCCCTTCTATATTCTCTATGCCGTCTTTGGCATGTTTCCCCTGCTGTATGGCGTGTGGCTGAGTTTCTTCAAATGGGACGGCATTTCGCCGATGCAGTGGATCGGCTTGCGGAACTATACACGCCTGTTTGCCGACGATATCTGGTGGTATGCGGTTTATAACACCATCTGGCTGTTTTTTGGCGCAACAGTGCCGCAATTGACGATTGCTCTGATTCTTGCGTTCATCATCAACAGTAACTATATTCGCGGCAAGGATATTTATCGGGCAGCATTCTTTTCGCCATTCGTCGCTTCTTCGGTGGCGATCAGTATTGTGTTTCTGTCGATCTTTGGCTCCCGCTACGGTTTGCTCAACTATGCGCTCAGTTTCGTCGGTCTCGGTCCGATCCGCTGGCTCGAAGACGCTGCGTGGATTAAGCCTTCCATTGCGATGGTGATTATCTGGCAGTGGACGGGGTACAGCATGATCATCTTCCTTGCCGGTCTTCAGTCGATCAACACGGAATTGTACGAAGCGGCAAAAGTTGATGGCGCGCGCACGCGCGATGTCTTCTGGCACATTACTATGCCGCTGATGCGACCGGTCATTCTCTTTCAGGTCATTCTGTCGATCATTGGCGCCATGCAGAACTTCGATATTCCGGTGATGCTGGCGGGCGGCACGCAATCGTCGTCGCCGGGAGGCACCGACCGCGCCGGGTTGGTGGCGATGGTGCAGTTGTACTGGACGGCGTTCAAATATGGTGATTTTGGCTATGCTGCGGCAATGGCGCTGATCCTCTTCTTCCTGATCCTGATCTTCAGCGTCGCCTATAATCGCTGGCAGGGTCGCAGCCCGACCGATTGAAGGAGCGCAGAATGGCAACTACAACTCAAAGTCGTGCAACAGTCCGGTCTGTCCAGCGCCGTAGTCAGCGTGATCAATTGATGGGACCGTTTGGCATGGCGGCGCTCTATGTGGTGTTGACGCTCGGCGCGCTTGTGACAGCGTTTCCCTTTTATTTCATGCTGGTCGGCTCGACGCTGCGCAGTGCCGATATTCTGCGTGTTCCGCCGCCGCTCTGGTTTGGCAATGCGTTCTGGAAGAACTACGAGGATCTGCTGGCAGCCCTGCCGTTCTGGAATTCGCTCTGGAACAGCGTGGCGATCGCCTCCATCCACACGGCGCTGGTGCTCTTCTTCTGTTCATTGGGCGGGTATGGCTTTGCGAAGTTCCGCTTCCCCGGTCGCAATATGCTGTTCGGATTCCTTCTGGCGACGTTGATGGTGCCGGGTGTGCTCGGGTTGATCCCGTCGTTCGTCATTATGCGCACGCTCGGCTGGATCGACACCTGGAATCCGCTCATCATTCCAGGGATTGCCAATGCGTTCGGCATTTTCTGGATGCGTCAGTATATCGCTCAGGCGATCCCGGACGATCTGATCGATGCGGCGCGGATCGATGGGGCGCACGAGTTTCGTATCTACTGGAATATTGTCGTTCCGGTCATTGTGCCTGCGCTGGCGGCCCTCG
This region includes:
- a CDS encoding carbohydrate ABC transporter permease produces the protein MATTTQSRATVRSVQRRSQRDQLMGPFGMAALYVVLTLGALVTAFPFYFMLVGSTLRSADILRVPPPLWFGNAFWKNYEDLLAALPFWNSLWNSVAIASIHTALVLFFCSLGGYGFAKFRFPGRNMLFGFLLATLMVPGVLGLIPSFVIMRTLGWIDTWNPLIIPGIANAFGIFWMRQYIAQAIPDDLIDAARIDGAHEFRIYWNIVVPVIVPALAALAILTFLGKWNEFQFPLLILKQEEKYTLPVALSTLRSLRGTEIGVQILGAAGAIVPILTVFILASRQFMSGLTAGAVKGT
- a CDS encoding carbohydrate ABC transporter permease; the encoded protein is MATTSVSVDQQRAADRRSTLREMKRNAWAYVFISPFYILYAVFGMFPLLYGVWLSFFKWDGISPMQWIGLRNYTRLFADDIWWYAVYNTIWLFFGATVPQLTIALILAFIINSNYIRGKDIYRAAFFSPFVASSVAISIVFLSIFGSRYGLLNYALSFVGLGPIRWLEDAAWIKPSIAMVIIWQWTGYSMIIFLAGLQSINTELYEAAKVDGARTRDVFWHITMPLMRPVILFQVILSIIGAMQNFDIPVMLAGGTQSSSPGGTDRAGLVAMVQLYWTAFKYGDFGYAAAMALILFFLILIFSVAYNRWQGRSPTD